The nucleotide sequence AAAGCGGTCCTGCTGGCCTCTGAAGGCTGGAGTTCAGTGATGATCGCTCAGGCCCTGCGTCTTCATGAAATGACCGTTAACCGTCATATCAGCGATTACCTTAATCAAGGTAAACTTAAATCTGATAATGGGGGGTCTGATAGTTTGCTTTCTCAAGAACAAACTGATTTTTTAATCAATCACTTATCTCAACATCTTTTCCATCACACCCATGAAATCGTGGCCTATGTTGCTCAGCTCTGGAATATTACCTTTAGCATTCCCGGCATGAATAAATGGCTACACCGTCAGGGTTTTTCTTATAAAAAACCTTGTGGCGTCCCTCATAAATTCGACGCAGAAAAACAGCGACAATTTATTGAATATTATGAGAATCTTAAAGTCACAGCGAAAGACGAACCCATCCTTTTTCTTGATGCTGTTCACCCGACTCAAGGCACCAAACTCGGTTATGGCTGGATGCGAAAAGGCGAGAAAAAAACAGTAAAAACAACAGGAAGCCGGACTCGCCTGAATATATTGGGCGCGCTCAACCTGAATGCCATTGGTCGTACGGTGTTCCAGGAATATCAAACCATCAATGACTACAACATTTGCTGTTTTTTCAATGAAATAAGAAAGTCTTATCCTGACTATCATCAAAAAATTCATCTTATTGTGGATGGGGCGGGTTACAACAAAGCTCATCTTGTTAAGGAGTGGGCTTATGTTAGCAATATTGAGTTACATTACCTTCCTCCCTATAGCCCAAATTTAAACCCAATAGAGCGATTATGGAAGGTCATGAATGAACAGGTTCGAAATAACCGTTATTTTGCGGATAAACATGAATTTCGAGACAACGTCTTCAAATTTTTCACCACAACGCTACCGGATATAGCGGACTCGCTGATGTCTAGAATTAACGACCATTTTCAGGTGCTAAAAACTGCATCTTGAAGTTTCTTGGGTATATATTTACTATTAATATTATATTTTTATGTATTATTGTTTTTTATATTATTATTTATTTTATATTTTTTTAATTTTAAATTATATATTTAATATATAAGTCCAACCGTGAAAAATATTTATTTTAAGCATGGAAATAACAAAGCCGGAAGATCACGGGGATCTTTCCGGCTTTTTACTATTAGCTTAGGGTAATTTTATTTTCCCTTTTTTGACATTAGCTTTAATGTCGTACTTAAAATCTACACAATAGTGATTCAAGACTTCATCTAATTTAATTAGCTTTATTCTTTTGATATTTTCTTTAATTAATCTGTTAGCTACTTTTTCTGAAATAAAAATAAATCCTGCTAATAAAGTAGTCCGTATTGAAAAAATATCATAATTTAATGATTCATTATGAAAAGATAATTTATGAGGAATTAAATTTCCATATTTATCTTTTTCCAATATTGAATATTTTTCATTTAGAAATAACTCTTTGTCAGTAAAAAAAAGATAATTTAATGAGTTATTGATAGTTTTTCCATCTTTAATAGATGTCGCAATTAATTTTTTTAAAACATGATCACTTAATTTAAACTCATTGATAATATCGAAAAATCTATCAGATAGGATATGAGCCATATTGTGTTGATAATAATTAAACCACAATTTCCCAATATTTTTATTACATAACAAATATAAAGTATTAGGGCATTCCTTATCTAATAGATAATAAGGTATATCATGCCTGGAGCCTTCATAATCCCATTTTTCATTAATTTGATTCTCGGTATCTACTATAGCATGAAGATATCTTGGCATTAGTGAAGAATTATAATCGTTCATTAATACATAATAATTCATTAATTTACTCTCCCACATTTGGTTGTAGATACTTGACCAGACCATATTTTATTTTTCATATCCATCTGATTATTTTTTTAAAATCATATTTTCTTCATGTGGATGAAAAGCATCATTAAGAATCATTCCAATCATATTGTCCTGCTCATGGATAAAGAAAATTTCATTTTCTAAGAAATATAACCTTGACAATAAACTGGATTTTTTTGAGACGGAATTAAACCATTGGATTCATTCTCTTATAAATATACTATCGATAAGCTCCAGTCGGCACTGGCATACTGTGGGTATGCGCCACGGTAGATCATTAATCAGGGCAGAAGATCTGTAAGATCTTCTGCCCTACTTGAATTAACCTAATCTAATAGGCTCCTGAAGGTTATTTGAAAAATACTGACTTTTTATAAATGATATCTGTATGTTGTTTTCATTTTTCTTTAATAAGATCAGATAATTTCCTTTTTCTAAAGATATCTTCTTTCCTGAAATATATTCTGAATCATCAGGTTCTAAATCTCCTCCTGTGGTATCTTCCCCGGCACCAATGAATATTTTTCCCGATGGTGACTTTATGTTCAAACTAATATCTGGCTGTTCAATATTATCAATAATTTCAATTACATAATCGCCATCATCTCTTAAGCCAAAAAAAGCAATATTGCCTTCATTTACTTCTTTTAATTCATCGTCTGGAATACTCCACCAATCAGGAGTATCTGTTATTCTGTGTTTTATTGCTTGTAAATCAAATATAGCTAAAGTTGCTGTATCCGTTGTGAAAAAAAAGAATCGTTCATTGAAATCATCCTCAAATGAATATTATTTCACTAATTTTATCGCCAGCTTTTAATCCTGCTTTCCTGCCAGAATTTTTATCGATTAAAATTCGATTTATATAAATAAGATTCCCAAATAGCGCTACATCTTATACTACTCATAATTCTATGTATAACAATGGGTTGAAGAAGGTCATGTGTAGCAGAATTATGAAACGTTATTTATTCAGCCAAGATAGCCCTAACTCATTATCTTGGCTGACTTTTAGATATTTATATTCCTAAACTATAAATATCATTTGCTTCTTTATCCGCTTCCTTATCCATTTCTACGCTACCTAAAGCCCCCAAGTCTAGGCTATAAATAATATCACTTTCCTTATCTTTTTCTACATATATAAAGTAACCAAGATCACCATCTTGACCGATTAAAAAATAATTTGGTTTAGCCTCTTGAATGTTATATGTTTTATTTCTTTTAATAACATATTCACAATTATAAACATATATATTTTCTTGATCTTTTCCGGTTATTTCAATATAAGGTTCATTTTGAATTTTCTCGGATAAAAACTTTCTATAAAAATTAGGTAATTTAATATTCAATTCTTTTTCAATAGAATTTAATTTCTCTAAAATATCTTCTTTCTTCATGAAATTTTCCTCTTAATAAATCTAGATATCAAAGAATGGATTGTTTTTATTAGCGCCTCTAAGCTTATCAAAATATTTATAAGCATCGCCAAGGGCTTTTCTTGCTTGAGCTTTAGGTACGCCAGCATCAATCATCTCCCTATAACTTGTATGAAATTCCTCTTTCCTCATATATCTCTCTTTTTATCTTTTGTGCTGCGCTGATTTGAGCATGAGGCATCCTAGAAGTTGAATGTAATAATGTAGCGGGCGCTGATAAGTGGTTTTGCTGGTTAAGGGGAGAGCATGAGATGACAATAGCCATTGAACATTTGCAGGACATTCAGTTAACTCACCTTGAAGCGCTGGCTTTGGCCCAACTGGTCAAGCGGCTGAACTGGGCGGAGATACGCGCCTGTGCCGTGAATGACGAGGAGGCGTATCAGATTAAGGATGCCCTCGGTAAGCTTCAATCTGCTCTGGCTTACCGAGGGTATGCGCCACGGTAAATCAATAAGAACATCGGAAGATCTAGTGATTGTGAACTGCTTCTCTAAATCTAGTCATTAAATGTTGAATCTAGCTTTTGAGGGCAGTTCATCTATAATTTTATTAACTATTCTTCAAAAGAATAGGATTGAAAATAACTAATGTCTTTTTATCTTTTTTTATACCGCACGGCATAACTCCTTTTTTAAATATAGAAAATATTTCTTCTAATTTAGAGTCTTGATTAAAAGAAAATAAATATCGATAAATGCTTATCATATTTAACATGTAATTACATTCGTCATTTACTTCATTTAGAAAGTTATCGTATTCTATGTTATCAACTAACCCTTGTTTCTTTCTTGTAAGATATAGTTTTCTTTTTCTAATGTTTTCTTTAACTTGATCCTGGGTAGATATTTTTATTCTGTCAAGGATATCCTTTTCTGCTTTTTTATAATCCTCATGAAGATAAAACTCGGATACCAGATCAGAAAAAAAATCACTCCAAACCATATAGTTACATGGTATGTCTTGATCGAAAAGAAGCTTTAATGCCATATCTTTATTATCAATAATTTCATATTCATTAAATTCTCCAATAGAACCGGATAAAAAATACGAACTTTTAAAAAATTCAACCGGTTCCATATGAAAACTTATTGTCTCACCCATATTGAATTATCCTACAGTTTTACTCCAGAGATCAAAGACGCTTTGTCTGCCTGTTTAATTTACGTATTTCCCCTGAATATCAGTGTATACATCTCTTTGGATTTAATAATATTGCCATTATCCATATTTTTTTAGCTATATTTTGTATGTGAGTCACTTTTTCGATATGGTATCAGTTGATTGATTTAAATTTATTTTATCCAGAGCATTTCTTATTACATCATGATTACCTTGATGCCTTGCCATTGCACTAACCACACGGCGTTGGCGTGGCATGGGTATTCACCCACGGTAAGAAAGAAGCCAGCCGGAAGTGATTCCGGCTTTTTGTTGTTTCAGAGAAAAAACAGAATAAAATAGCAAAAATATATCTTATGTATATATTTATCGTTAATATTATATTTTTCTGTATTATCCCTTTGTTTATCTTATTATTTATTTTATATTTTTGCGATTTTAAGCTATATATTTAATATATAAGTCCAACCCTGTAAGATATTTATTTTAAGCATAAAAATAACAAAGCCGAAAGATCACGGGGATCTTTCCGGCTTTGTTAATTATTAACTACCACTTATATGGATATGCATGATTTGATAAGATTTGCTGCTTAATTCCCTCATCAAGAGGACTATTTTCATGTTTTTCTAAATATTCGACTCTTTTGATTACAAAATTCTTATCTGCTTCTAGAAATTTTGAAAAAACTTTATCCCAATCATCCTTATAACCATACATATTCAACATTTTTTCCAATGCTGAATTTATCAAAGGACTACTTGAATATATCAATGTTCCAGGATCTTCACATTCAAACTTTATGTAAAGGATCAGCTTGATTATTGCATTCACCTCTTCCCTTGCTAATTGAATAGATTCGTGCTTCATTATTTTCCTCCGCACTTTCTGATTTTAACTTGATTATCAGTGAGTTTGAGTCTCGTATCATAATCAAGATGTTCTAATATGGCATATGGGTTTTTACCGGCATACAGAATATTATTCAATTTCAACTTTCCTTCATGAGTATATTCTAATCTAGAAGGTGAGCGGATATTTCCTCTTTCCCCTGGATCTATTTTGAAAATAATCGCATAGTCTCCTCGTCCTATATGATTGGGGTTGTTTATCAATAAATCTCTCATTACATCTTTTGGAGACATTAGTACATCCGTTATATAAACTTTTCCACTGACGTTTGGATGAAGAACACCGCTCTTCATAATGCCGTCAAAACCCGCTTTATTTGTATAGTGAATAAATACATTTTCACCAGCAAGCCCTAGAGGGTCAATAAATTTCGTGGGATTTTGCACATAGCGATAGGTATTCTCACCACCCCAGAGGCCAGTTGGATCAGGGCTGAGGTAGCACGTCGCTTCCGGCAAATAATAGCGAAATCGGTTATAAAATAAACCACTTTCTTCATCAAAAAGTTGCCCCGCAAATCTCAGGCCCGGGTCCAGCTGCGGGTTTTCGCCGTATCCGCCCAGCCGCAGCCCGTACAGGGACTGCTTCGGTCGTCGCCACACCCGTTTGCCTGCCGGGTCGAACAGCGCCAGCGGCTCGCCGGTCGGGGCGCTGACCGCATACTGGGTCTGCACCTCCCCGGCCATCAGCTCCACCCGGTTATCCAGATTAAGCGTAAACGCCTGCGTCTGCTGCGCCACCAGTTCCCAGCCGTCAAACACCAGATGGCGGATCATTTTCAGCCGGCCGTGCTGATATTCGCGGATTTCCGCCGGCACATTCCCATCCCACAGATAGGTGGTCAGCTTACCGCTCTGGATACACCGTTTTTCTGTCCGCCGTCCGAAGGCGTCATAGCGATATTCCCACGGTATCCCGTCCGGGGTGATAAGCCCGGTCAGCTGATTCTGGCTGTTCCACCGGTATTTCGTCAGCGCCAGCCGGCACCCTTCCGCTAAAAACTGTTTCTCCTGCATGCGGCCGGCCCGGTCGTAAACAAACCGGTGCGAGCCCACCCAGTTCAGGCGATGGCCCTCCTGATAGAGGGTTTCCCCCATAATCTCCTGCACCCCGTCAAACCGTCTTGACGGGTACCCCGTTTCATCATACTGATAATGCTCGCGCAGTGTCCGGCCCTCCCCCACCGAAATCACCTGGCCGTTGCCGTTGAGGAGATAATTGACCTGCTGCCCGTCATCACTGGCGGCGGTCAGATTCAGCGCGGTATCGTATTCATACCGGCGGGCCACGCCCGCGTAAGCGGGTCCCTCAATCTCGTCCGGTTCAGCCGGCCGGAAAAAATAGGGATTGCGGCCGGCCCGTTGCGCGGTTAACTGGCCCATCAGGCTGTACTGCTGGCGCAGAATAAATCCCCCGTCCACATAACGTCCCGTATCCCGGCCGGCGTCATCCCGTTCGATGGTCAGGGGTGCCTGCCCTGCCAGCGTCAGCGTAATCAGTTCTCCCACCCGGTTAACTTCCCGCCGGCTCTGCCAGCGGCCGGGGTGGGTCTGACCGCTAAACCGGGCCGGGCCGGTGACCGGCGCTGTTTCGCCGGTCAGCAACTGCCGTTCTGCGGTGCGGTTATCCGGGTAGTGACGCTGAATTTCTCCGTGCGGCTGAATTTCCCGCACTATCCGGTCCTGCCCGTCATATTCAAAATGCAGGGTGCTGTCCGGGGAGTCCACGGTTAACAGCCGGCCCACGCTGTCGTAATGATAACGGGTGGGGCCTTCCGGGGTGTGCAGCGTCGTCAGCCGGCGGGCAGCATCATAGTCATAGCGGGTCACGTTCTCTTCCCCGTCCCGCTTTTCAATGCAGTTCCCCGACCGGTCATAGCGATAATGCCACTGCGTGCCGGCATAATCCTGCTCGGTGATAACCCGCCCGTCGGCATCCAGGGTGTAGCTGTAGGTTTCCCCCTGCGGGTTAATCACCTGCGTCAGTTGCAGCGTGTCGGCATCATAACGATACTGCCAGCGATGCCCCTCGCCGTCACGCCGGGCGACCGGCAGGTCAAACGGGCCATACTCGACCTGCCATTTCACACCGCGGGCATCGGTCCAGCAGGTTAAGTTCCCGTGGCGGTCATGGGTGAAGTGTTCCAGCTGGTTGTCCGGCCGGTCGCTGACCGCCACCCGGTGATGACGGTCGTAACGCCAGCGCCACAGCGCCCCTGCCGCGGTCAGGCTGCGCAGCCGGTCCTGGCTGTCATAACCCAGACTGACGGTCCGGTTCTCTTCATCCAGCACCCGCACCAGCCGCTGATGCTTATCATATTCCTGTGTGCGGCTGTTGCCGTCCGGGTCTGTTTCGGATGTCACCAGCCCGAAAGCATTGCGGGTCAGCGTGGTTTTCCGGCCGTCCGGCGCAATAAATCCGGCCGGCTGGCCCTGTTCATCATACTGGGGCAGCCAGGTGCGTTGCAGCGGGTCGGTCATGCCGGTCAGTTGCAGGCTGTCAGCCTCATAGCTGTATTGCCATACCGCGCCGGTCGCCTCCGTCAGCGAAGTGACCCGGCCGGTATCGGCCAGATAAGTCAGCGTCAGGGTTTCCCCTTCCGGTAATATCTGTCTGACCAGATTGCCCCAGCGGTCGTATTCATAACGGGTCACGCCGCCGCACGGGGTGTGGATTTCAGTGATTAACTGCTGGTCGTTGTAATGCCCGGTGGTGGTGTGCCCCTGTGGGGTGGTGGAGCGGGTTATGCCGGGGGCATAATCCAGATGGACCGGATAGAAGCCGCCGGCTCCCACACTGTCAGTACAGCGCCCCTGTTTATCATAACGGTAATCCACCCAGGTCTGGTCGCCATCGGACCAGCGGCTTATCAGGCCCTGCGCGTTATATTCATAGTACAGGTGGAAGTTCTGAGTACTGTCCGCTTCCGCCAGCCGGCCGTTGTCATGGTAGTGATAACGGGCCATCACTTCCTGTAACCTTTCATCGGTGCGGCGTATCTCTGTCAGTTGTCCGCGCAGGTTATAAAGCAGCGTCAACTCCGGCCCGTCACTGTGGAGAACCTGTGTCAGTTGACAGTGCTTGTTATAGATAAACCGCAGCCGGTTGTCATACACGTCCCGGTGTTCCGTCAGCAACCAGCGCCGGGGTGCCTCTTTTGAGGCGGATGACGGATGGGGCAGGGTAAAATATTTGCTGACCGGTGAATCACGGTGACGGAGAATATATCCCTGTTCTCCCCGGCTCAGGGTAAAGTCCGGGTGGTCCGGGTTAACACTGTGGGTATAAGCGGCCGGTAAGGCAAAATAGAGAGAAGCCCCTTCGGTGGTGCGGATTTCTACCCGGTCGCCGGTGGCAAGGGCGCATTCGGAGAAGCTGTCCGTCCAGCCCGGCCCCAGTAAGCCCTGTTCCTCCGGCACCCAGCTGCGCAGAAACACCAGCGGCAGGGTCTGGCCGAGGGTGATGTCGGTCCGCTGGTCAAACAACTGGCCGGTGGTGACGTCAATCGGGTCGCCGGTAAAGAATTTTTTCGTCGCTTCCCGGTAACGTTTTGCCCCTTCAGTTTCTCTGAAAGCTTTTTTGGCACAGGAAATTCGATTTGAGAGGAGCGCCTTAGCCTTTTTAGCACCCGCCTTCGCGCCTTTCAATACCCCCTGAATTCCCTGACCGGGTTTGGTAAACAGCTTACCCAGCCCCTTAAGGGCGCCTCGTGACGGCGGCACCAGAAATTCAACCGCTATCAGTATCGCCCGTTCCCAGGCGGAAAACTCGTCGGCGACTGCCAGGTAAGTTCCCTGACCGGAGCCGATAAACACCGTTTTGGCCCCGGATTTTATGGTGGCGCCACACGCCAGTTTGTCATCCACCCGGGCCGCCGGCGAGCCGTTAATCAACACGGTTTCACTGCCCTGGGCAATCAGGGGCGGCGCCGGGTGTTTACTGCAAACGGCGATATCGGTGGTGGCTCTGGCCGCCGGTTGGCCTTCGATAAAGACATTGGGGGAGCCACTCGTCAGGGTGCCGCTCGGCGGGCCGATGCTGTCCACCATGTTCGTGACGGCCGAACTGGCGGCGCTGATGACATCGCCCAGGGCAAATGTGGCGGCGGTTCCCAGCGCAATGACCGCGACGGTGGCTAATCCCCCGGTGAGAATGGTCAGTCCCACCAGTGCCGATGCCGCGGCAAAGACCGCCGCCCCTATCAGTGCGCCGGTAATGGCACCCGCCAGCGCCCCCAGGAAGCTGGCATGTTTAATCGGGTCGCCCTCACGGGCGGCGGCCGGACCGGGGGAGCCCTGTGGCGGGGAGACGTGCACCGCGTGCCGGGCGCCAACCCGCGCTATCCGGGTGACGATTTCATCACCAAGTGACATGGTGTTCCTCCTGTCAGGTCATCAGGCTGCCTGAAAACTGTGGACAATTGCCAGCAGGGTATCACGCTGGCCGGCTTCAAAAGGCGCGGGGGAGGTCAGGTTGAAGGTCAGCAGCAGCGGGCCCCGGATTTGCAGTATCACGGTCTGGTACATGTCGCCTTCCGGGCTTGTCCACTGGTAATCCAGACGGCGGGCGGGTTGCTGGCTGAGGGTGATTTCGCTGCGCTGATGCTCCTGGTACCCGGGCAGATGGGTGCAGAACTGCTCCAGGGTCTGTTCATAGTAAGCGGGGTTATCCATGCCGGCGGGGACCGGGGTGCGGCTGACCACCAGATTGATGCCGCTGTCGTCCGGCAGCACAAATACATTCATGGATTCATCCCGCCAGTTGCCCGGGATAGCCAGTGAGCCTTCATTCATCTGATAGGTTGTGTTTTCCATGCTTTTTCCGTTGTTGATTAAAATAATAAGCTGATAGTCGATAGCGGTCAGTTCACATTGACCTGTTTGCCATTGATGGTGATATTGGCCCCCTGAATGCTGATATTGCCGGCATTGTCGATGGTGATGCTGCCGCCGGCCGTGGCAATTTCGATACCCCCCGCCCGGGCCTGTATCTGGATGTTATTTTTGACGTTCAGCAGGCTGTCTTTTTCGACCGTGATTTGACGCAGGCCGGTGATAGCGCTGACTTCATTGCCTGTCACCTCTTTGTGGCGGTCGTTTCTGACCGAAAGCATCTGATTATGGCCGATGCTTTCGGTGTGGTCGTTCATGACCCGGGTTTCGCGGTTATTGAGTACCACGGTGTTCATGTCCCGCTGGGCGTGTAAAGCCAGCGCTTCACTGCCTTTGGCATCCTCGAAGCGCAGTTCGTTGTAGCCGTCCCCTTTATGGGTTTTGGAGCGGAAGGTCATCTGGGTTTTGCTGCCGGGCAGGGCTCCTGGCGGGAGATTGCTGGCATGGTAGGTGCGCCCGGTGACAATCGGCTGGTCCGGGTCGCCGTTAAGAAAGTCCACCACCACTTCCTGCCCAATCCGCGGTATTGCCAGCATGCCCCAGCCCTGACCGGCCCAGGGCTGGGTCACCCGTATCCAGCAGGAGCTGCTGTCGTTGCTCCGGCCGTAGCGGTCCCAGAGGAATTGCAGGCGGATGCGGCCGTAGGCGTCGCAGTAGATTTCTTCGCCGGCCGGGCCGACCACTTTGGCAATCTGCGGGCCCTCCATCGCCGGTTTGGGTAACGGGGCCGGGCGCCAGTGCTGATTATCAGCAATGAAGGTAAAGTCGTTGCGCATCACGGTGCCGCTCTCCCCGGCGGCCTGTTCCAGCGCCTGCGGCTGACTGCCATGATGGGTGACGCCGACCAGCTGCCAGCACCGGTTGAGGTCAGGCCGGGGATGGCCGGTCAGGGTGAACAGCACGCCGGGCTGCATCGTCGCGGCATTACTGTCACCGTCGCCGGTCAGGGCATTGTTGCGCAGCGCTTCCAGCCGGTAGCGGGTGAAATCAGCGCCGTGCTGTTCGTCTTTGAAGCGGCCGGGAAAATCGAAATGTTCATAGCCGGTATGCTGGAGGTCCTGTTCCCGCATCTGATGACGGAACTCCGCCGCCCAGGCCGGGTTTTTGAAGGTGTAATCTTTGAGCTCGACCACCGCCGGCCGTACCTGCGCCTGGCGGGTCAGCCGGGTAATGCACAGTTGCCGGGCCTGTTCAGCGTCGTCGGGGTGATAGGGCAGCACCGGGCCTTTGACGACAGAGCCCGCATCGTCGGCAAACACCAGGGTGTTTTTATTGCCGGTGAATTCAAAGAAGTAAAAAATCCCTTCTTCGGCGGTGAGGCGTTGCAGAAAGTCAAAATCGGTTTCGCGGTACTGGACGCAGAACTCCCGTTCCGGGTGCGGATTGCGCAGGCTGAACGCCACATCCCGGACGCCGTTCTCTTTAAGCAGGGTGGTGAGGATGGTTTTGATATCCTGCTGCTGAAAAATCCGGGCATTCTGGCGCAGGGTGGTGCGCCACATATCGGGCCGGATGGTCATGTCATAGCGGGTCTGATGTTTGCCGGTATTGCCCTGGACAAAGCTGGCGACCATGCCGGTGACGGTGCGCTCGACTTTGCCGGCGCGCAGGATGGTCAGGGTGGCGCTCTGGTCGAGGACGGCGGCGAAATCAATCGCCGGGTCGGCGCTGGCTAAACTGACGGTCAGCGTGAACGGGGTGGAGAGGGCTTCGTGCAGGGTAAAGCCGGCCACCACAAAGGTGTGCGGCGGCAGGCCGCCGGCGGTGAGGGTAAACTGTAACCCGCCGGCGCTTTGCGGACTCAGCCGGTCAGCGATTTGTTGTGCGAGGTTGCCGGCGTTGGCGGTTTTTTTCTGAAATGACATATAAGGGTTCCTTCTCTGAATTTACGGGCGGTTTTTCTCAGGGAGCGCGGTCAGGCCGGCGGCCTGCTGCAACGCGTAATACTGGCTGAGCAGGGCGTTAAACCGGTCGTCGGTCTTTTTTATCAGCGCCGGCGAGACGCTCTCACCCTGTTCGACGGCGACGGAAAGCTGGCGCAGCAGCTCTTCCAGCGGGACGTCACGGTTGTGGCTGTGCTGGATTTGGTAAATCGCCGTTTTCAGGTAAGAGAGGGTGAAACTGCCCCGGTTGCGCTCCTGGGTCAGGATATTGTCCGCCAGTAACTGGAGCTGATGCCGGGTCTGCTGCCAGCTGCCGGAGACCGGCGCGTTTTCCCGCCGGATGGACTGTAACTGCTGCCAGCGCTGCGTTTCCCGCTGCTGCCGGCGGTCCTGCGGCCAGGTTTTTTGTGCCCTGTCGGTCAGCTGCTCAGCCTGTTGCAGCACCACCAGCGGGGAGGTGTCCGCTAACCGGGTTAACTGCCGGGCATAGGTTGTCAGGTCTGGGTGGGACAGCCAGGCCAGTCTGGCCCCGTCCGGGGTGTCAGTCAGGGCAGTGAATTGCTGTTGCAGCGGCCGGTAAAATCCCAGCCAGGTCCCGGTCAGGACGAATGCACCCAGTAACAGGCCCAGGCCGAACCCCTGTAAGGCACTCATCGGCCGCGGGGGCGGTTCCTGTCTTTCCTACACAAATATTTTAACCCGCCCCCGCGTTATTGAACTTTTCCCTCATAGATTGATCTCAATAAAA is from Photorhabdus laumondii subsp. laumondii and encodes:
- a CDS encoding type VI secretion system tip protein VgrG gives rise to the protein MSFQKKTANAGNLAQQIADRLSPQSAGGLQFTLTAGGLPPHTFVVAGFTLHEALSTPFTLTVSLASADPAIDFAAVLDQSATLTILRAGKVERTVTGMVASFVQGNTGKHQTRYDMTIRPDMWRTTLRQNARIFQQQDIKTILTTLLKENGVRDVAFSLRNPHPEREFCVQYRETDFDFLQRLTAEEGIFYFFEFTGNKNTLVFADDAGSVVKGPVLPYHPDDAEQARQLCITRLTRQAQVRPAVVELKDYTFKNPAWAAEFRHQMREQDLQHTGYEHFDFPGRFKDEQHGADFTRYRLEALRNNALTGDGDSNAATMQPGVLFTLTGHPRPDLNRCWQLVGVTHHGSQPQALEQAAGESGTVMRNDFTFIADNQHWRPAPLPKPAMEGPQIAKVVGPAGEEIYCDAYGRIRLQFLWDRYGRSNDSSSCWIRVTQPWAGQGWGMLAIPRIGQEVVVDFLNGDPDQPIVTGRTYHASNLPPGALPGSKTQMTFRSKTHKGDGYNELRFEDAKGSEALALHAQRDMNTVVLNNRETRVMNDHTESIGHNQMLSVRNDRHKEVTGNEVSAITGLRQITVEKDSLLNVKNNIQIQARAGGIEIATAGGSITIDNAGNISIQGANITINGKQVNVN
- a CDS encoding VasL domain-containing protein, with product MSALQGFGLGLLLGAFVLTGTWLGFYRPLQQQFTALTDTPDGARLAWLSHPDLTTYARQLTRLADTSPLVVLQQAEQLTDRAQKTWPQDRRQQRETQRWQQLQSIRRENAPVSGSWQQTRHQLQLLADNILTQERNRGSFTLSYLKTAIYQIQHSHNRDVPLEELLRQLSVAVEQGESVSPALIKKTDDRFNALLSQYYALQQAAGLTALPEKNRP